In Rattus norvegicus strain BN/NHsdMcwi chromosome 1, GRCr8, whole genome shotgun sequence, a genomic segment contains:
- the Dmac2 gene encoding distal membrane-arm assembly complex protein 2 isoform X2, giving the protein MRFLHLGAREWHGRARGTHSMSGLATPDSNREKKRTLLQFLSDHFHDVQTLREYLLQKQISKVSMENRSYRKIQERYGPYITGQPQPPKHWAFRHVVVPTSAPTLMLSNIGLVVSCVKGFQGRDWIRPNDRGHSIAELQKVPVEAVDASGCAINYQGLSNLLPLKELQFLSLQRCPNLDDWCLSRLYLLAGSLQELSLAGCPRISERGLACLHHLQNLRRLDISDLPAVSHPGLTQILVEEMLPHCEVLGVDWAKSLKLGPDDQPPDTSSPLSS; this is encoded by the exons GGCACCCACAGCATGAGTGGGTTGGCGACCCCAGACAGCAATcgggagaagaaaagaacactgcTGCAGTTCCTCTCAGACCACTTCCATGACGTCCAGACTCTGAGAGAGTACTTGCTCCAGAAACAGATCTCAAAAGTCAGCATGGAGAATCG ATCCTACAGGAAGATCCAGGAGAGATACGGCCCATACATCACAG gccagcctcagcctcccaaacacTGGGCTTTCAGGCATGTGGTTGTGCCCACCTCAGCCCCAACTCTAATGCTGAGCAATATCGGGCTTGTGGTGTCCTGTGTGAAGGG GTTTCAGGGCAGGGATTGGATCCGGCCAAATGACCGTGGCCATTCTATTGCCGAGCTCCAgaaggtgcctgtggaggctgtggATGCCAGTGGCTGTGCCATCAACTACCAGGGCCTCAGTAACCTCT TGCCCCTGAAGGAGCTGCAGTTCCTGTCCCTTCAGCGCTGCCCCAACTTGGATGACTGGTGCCTCAGCCGCCTCTACCTACTGGCTGGTTCACTGCAGGAGCTCTCTCTGGCTGGGTGCCCCAGAATCTCAGAACGAGGCCTTGCCTGTCTCCACCACCTCCA GAACCTCCGCAGGCTGGACATCTCAGACCTCCCTGCCGTGTCCCACCCAGGTCTTACTCAGATCCTAGTGGAAGAGATGTTGCCCCATTGTGAGGTCCTTGGAGTTGATTGGGCCAAGAGTCTGAAGCTGGGGCCAGACGATCAACCTCCCGACACATCTAGTCCTCTCTCTTCCTAG
- the Dmac2 gene encoding distal membrane-arm assembly complex protein 2: MAAPRAFLHLGAREWHGRARGTHSMSGLATPDSNREKKRTLLQFLSDHFHDVQTLREYLLQKQISKVSMENRSYRKIQERYGPYITGAQFILKQGGAVKFQGRDWIRPNDRGHSIAELQKVPVEAVDASGCAINYQGLSNLLPLKELQFLSLQRCPNLDDWCLSRLYLLAGSLQELSLAGCPRISERGLACLHHLQNLRRLDISDLPAVSHPGLTQILVEEMLPHCEVLGVDWAKSLKLGPDDQPPDTSSPLSS; this comes from the exons GGCACCCACAGCATGAGTGGGTTGGCGACCCCAGACAGCAATcgggagaagaaaagaacactgcTGCAGTTCCTCTCAGACCACTTCCATGACGTCCAGACTCTGAGAGAGTACTTGCTCCAGAAACAGATCTCAAAAGTCAGCATGGAGAATCG ATCCTACAGGAAGATCCAGGAGAGATACGGCCCATACATCACAGGTGCTCAGTTCATCCTGAAGCAGGGAGGCGCAGTGAA GTTTCAGGGCAGGGATTGGATCCGGCCAAATGACCGTGGCCATTCTATTGCCGAGCTCCAgaaggtgcctgtggaggctgtggATGCCAGTGGCTGTGCCATCAACTACCAGGGCCTCAGTAACCTCT TGCCCCTGAAGGAGCTGCAGTTCCTGTCCCTTCAGCGCTGCCCCAACTTGGATGACTGGTGCCTCAGCCGCCTCTACCTACTGGCTGGTTCACTGCAGGAGCTCTCTCTGGCTGGGTGCCCCAGAATCTCAGAACGAGGCCTTGCCTGTCTCCACCACCTCCA GAACCTCCGCAGGCTGGACATCTCAGACCTCCCTGCCGTGTCCCACCCAGGTCTTACTCAGATCCTAGTGGAAGAGATGTTGCCCCATTGTGAGGTCCTTGGAGTTGATTGGGCCAAGAGTCTGAAGCTGGGGCCAGACGATCAACCTCCCGACACATCTAGTCCTCTCTCTTCCTAG
- the Dmac2 gene encoding distal membrane-arm assembly complex protein 2 isoform X1, whose amino-acid sequence MAAPRAFLHLGAREWHGRARGTHSMSGLATPDSNREKKRTLLQFLSDHFHDVQTLREYLLQKQISKVSMENRSYRKIQERYGPYITGQPQPPKHWAFRHVVVPTSAPTLMLSNIGLVVSCVKGFQGRDWIRPNDRGHSIAELQKVPVEAVDASGCAINYQGLSNLLPLKELQFLSLQRCPNLDDWCLSRLYLLAGSLQELSLAGCPRISERGLACLHHLQNLRRLDISDLPAVSHPGLTQILVEEMLPHCEVLGVDWAKSLKLGPDDQPPDTSSPLSS is encoded by the exons GGCACCCACAGCATGAGTGGGTTGGCGACCCCAGACAGCAATcgggagaagaaaagaacactgcTGCAGTTCCTCTCAGACCACTTCCATGACGTCCAGACTCTGAGAGAGTACTTGCTCCAGAAACAGATCTCAAAAGTCAGCATGGAGAATCG ATCCTACAGGAAGATCCAGGAGAGATACGGCCCATACATCACAG gccagcctcagcctcccaaacacTGGGCTTTCAGGCATGTGGTTGTGCCCACCTCAGCCCCAACTCTAATGCTGAGCAATATCGGGCTTGTGGTGTCCTGTGTGAAGGG GTTTCAGGGCAGGGATTGGATCCGGCCAAATGACCGTGGCCATTCTATTGCCGAGCTCCAgaaggtgcctgtggaggctgtggATGCCAGTGGCTGTGCCATCAACTACCAGGGCCTCAGTAACCTCT TGCCCCTGAAGGAGCTGCAGTTCCTGTCCCTTCAGCGCTGCCCCAACTTGGATGACTGGTGCCTCAGCCGCCTCTACCTACTGGCTGGTTCACTGCAGGAGCTCTCTCTGGCTGGGTGCCCCAGAATCTCAGAACGAGGCCTTGCCTGTCTCCACCACCTCCA GAACCTCCGCAGGCTGGACATCTCAGACCTCCCTGCCGTGTCCCACCCAGGTCTTACTCAGATCCTAGTGGAAGAGATGTTGCCCCATTGTGAGGTCCTTGGAGTTGATTGGGCCAAGAGTCTGAAGCTGGGGCCAGACGATCAACCTCCCGACACATCTAGTCCTCTCTCTTCCTAG
- the Dmac2 gene encoding distal membrane-arm assembly complex protein 2 isoform X4 produces the protein MRFLHLGAREWHGRARGTHSMSGLATPDSNREKKRTLLQFLSDHFHDVQTLREYLLQKQISKVSMENRSYRKIQERYGPYITGAQFILKQGGAVKFQGRDWIRPNDRGHSIAELQKVPVEAVDASGCAINYQGLSNLLPLKELQFLSLQRCPNLDDWCLSRLYLLAGSLQELSLAGCPRISERGLACLHHLQNLRRLDISDLPAVSHPGLTQILVEEMLPHCEVLGVDWAKSLKLGPDDQPPDTSSPLSS, from the exons GGCACCCACAGCATGAGTGGGTTGGCGACCCCAGACAGCAATcgggagaagaaaagaacactgcTGCAGTTCCTCTCAGACCACTTCCATGACGTCCAGACTCTGAGAGAGTACTTGCTCCAGAAACAGATCTCAAAAGTCAGCATGGAGAATCG ATCCTACAGGAAGATCCAGGAGAGATACGGCCCATACATCACAGGTGCTCAGTTCATCCTGAAGCAGGGAGGCGCAGTGAA GTTTCAGGGCAGGGATTGGATCCGGCCAAATGACCGTGGCCATTCTATTGCCGAGCTCCAgaaggtgcctgtggaggctgtggATGCCAGTGGCTGTGCCATCAACTACCAGGGCCTCAGTAACCTCT TGCCCCTGAAGGAGCTGCAGTTCCTGTCCCTTCAGCGCTGCCCCAACTTGGATGACTGGTGCCTCAGCCGCCTCTACCTACTGGCTGGTTCACTGCAGGAGCTCTCTCTGGCTGGGTGCCCCAGAATCTCAGAACGAGGCCTTGCCTGTCTCCACCACCTCCA GAACCTCCGCAGGCTGGACATCTCAGACCTCCCTGCCGTGTCCCACCCAGGTCTTACTCAGATCCTAGTGGAAGAGATGTTGCCCCATTGTGAGGTCCTTGGAGTTGATTGGGCCAAGAGTCTGAAGCTGGGGCCAGACGATCAACCTCCCGACACATCTAGTCCTCTCTCTTCCTAG
- the Dmac2 gene encoding distal membrane-arm assembly complex protein 2 isoform X3 — protein MSGLATPDSNREKKRTLLQFLSDHFHDVQTLREYLLQKQISKVSMENRSYRKIQERYGPYITGQPQPPKHWAFRHVVVPTSAPTLMLSNIGLVVSCVKGFQGRDWIRPNDRGHSIAELQKVPVEAVDASGCAINYQGLSNLLPLKELQFLSLQRCPNLDDWCLSRLYLLAGSLQELSLAGCPRISERGLACLHHLQNLRRLDISDLPAVSHPGLTQILVEEMLPHCEVLGVDWAKSLKLGPDDQPPDTSSPLSS, from the exons ATGAGTGGGTTGGCGACCCCAGACAGCAATcgggagaagaaaagaacactgcTGCAGTTCCTCTCAGACCACTTCCATGACGTCCAGACTCTGAGAGAGTACTTGCTCCAGAAACAGATCTCAAAAGTCAGCATGGAGAATCG ATCCTACAGGAAGATCCAGGAGAGATACGGCCCATACATCACAG gccagcctcagcctcccaaacacTGGGCTTTCAGGCATGTGGTTGTGCCCACCTCAGCCCCAACTCTAATGCTGAGCAATATCGGGCTTGTGGTGTCCTGTGTGAAGGG GTTTCAGGGCAGGGATTGGATCCGGCCAAATGACCGTGGCCATTCTATTGCCGAGCTCCAgaaggtgcctgtggaggctgtggATGCCAGTGGCTGTGCCATCAACTACCAGGGCCTCAGTAACCTCT TGCCCCTGAAGGAGCTGCAGTTCCTGTCCCTTCAGCGCTGCCCCAACTTGGATGACTGGTGCCTCAGCCGCCTCTACCTACTGGCTGGTTCACTGCAGGAGCTCTCTCTGGCTGGGTGCCCCAGAATCTCAGAACGAGGCCTTGCCTGTCTCCACCACCTCCA GAACCTCCGCAGGCTGGACATCTCAGACCTCCCTGCCGTGTCCCACCCAGGTCTTACTCAGATCCTAGTGGAAGAGATGTTGCCCCATTGTGAGGTCCTTGGAGTTGATTGGGCCAAGAGTCTGAAGCTGGGGCCAGACGATCAACCTCCCGACACATCTAGTCCTCTCTCTTCCTAG
- the B3gnt8 gene encoding UDP-GlcNAc:betaGal beta-1,3-N-acetylglucosaminyltransferase 8 isoform X1 translates to MRCRKCQLCLSALLTLLGLKVYIEWTSESWLKKAEPRGALPSPTPPSAEPTLPTNLSARLGQTGPLSSAYWNQQQRQLGVLPSSDCQTWGSVAASEILDFILYPQDLRRFLLSAACRSFPLWLPAGEGSPVASCSDKDVPYLLLAVKSEPGHFAARQAVRETWGSPVAGTRLLFLLGSPLGMGGPDLTSLVTWESRRYGDLLLWDFLDVPYNRTLKDLLLLTWLSHHCPKVSFVLQVQDNAFVHIPALLEHLQALPPTWARSLYLGEVFTQAKPLRKPGGPFYVPKTFFEGDYPAYASGGGYVISGRLAPWLLQAAARVAPFPFDDVYTGFCFRALGLAPRAHPGFLTAWPAERTRDPCAVRGLLLVHPVSPQDTIWLWRHLWVPELRC, encoded by the coding sequence ATGCGTTGCCGCAAGTGCCAGCTCTGCCTGTCAGCACTGCTCACACTCCTGGGCCTCAAAGTATACATCGAGTGGACATCTGAGTCCTGGCTTAAAAAGGCTGAACCCCGGGGCGCTCTGCCCAGTCCAACGCCACCAAGTGCTGAGCCCACCTTGCCCACCAACCTCTCAGCACGCCTGGGTCAGACTGGCCCACTGTCCTCTGCTTATTGGAACCAGCAGCAGCGGCAACTGGGCGTCCTGCCGAGTTCGGACTGTCAGACTTGGGGGAGTGTTGCTGCCTCAGAGATCTTGGACTTCATCCTGTACCCCCAAGACCTTCGGCGCTTCTTGCTGTCAGCAGCCTGTAGGAGCTTCCCGCTATGGCTGCCTGCAGGAGAAGGCAGCCCGGTGGCCAGCTGCTCTGATAAGGATGTACCCTACTTGCTACTGGCTGTCAAATCAGAACCAGGACACTTTGCAGCAAGGCAGGCTGTGAGGGAGACCTGGGGCAGCCCAGTTGCTGGGACCCGGTTACTCTTCCTGCTGGGGTCCCCACTAGGAATGGGGGGGCCTGACCTAACATCACTGGTGACGTGGGAGAGCCGGCGCTATGGTGACCTACTGCTCTGGGACTTCCTGGATGTTCCCTACAACCGGACACTGAAagacctgctgctgctgacctggctgagccaccactgccccaaggtcagttTCGTCCTGCAGGTTCAGGACAATGCCTTTGTCCACATCCCAGCCCTGCTGGAGCACCTGCAGGCTCTGCCACCTACCTGGGCCCGCAGCCTCTACCTGGGTGAGGTCTTCACCCAGGCCAAACCACTTCGCAAGCCCGGAGGACCCTTCTATGTGCCGAAGACCTTCTTTGAAGGTGACTACCCAGCCTATGCAAGTGGGGGTGGCTACGTCATCTCGGGGCGCCTGGCTCCCTGGCTGCTGCAGGCAGCAGCCCGAGTAGCGCCCTTCCCCTTTGATGATGTCTACACTGGTTTCTGCTTCCGTGCCCTGGGCTTAGCGCCCCGTGCCCATCCAGGCTTCCTCACAGCCTGGCCAGCAGAGCGTACCAGGGACCCCTGCGCTGTACGAGGCCTGCTGCTGGTGCATCCAGTCAGCCCCCAGGACACCATTTGGCTCTGGAGACATCTGTGGGTTCCAGAGCTCCGGTGCTGA